Genomic DNA from Azospirillum sp. B510:
AAATCTGCGAGGATCTCTGGGTCCCGGCGCCACCCAGCACCATGGCGGCGTTGGCCGGCGCCACCATCCTCGCCAACCTGTCGGCCAGCAACATCACCATCGGCAAGGCCGATACCCGCCGCCTGTTGGCGAAATCACAGTCGGCGCGCTGTCTGTCAGCATATCTCTACTCGTCGGCGGGAACGGGCGAATCGACGACCGACCTCGCCTGGGATGGCCAGACCTCGATCTTCGAGGCCGGCGAGATGCTGGCGGAGAGCGACCGCTTCCCCGACGGCGCCCAGATGGCGGTGGCCGACGTCGATCTCGACCTGCTGCGGCAGGAACGGCTGCGCCAGGGCACCTTCGATGACAACCGGCGCCTGTTCGGCGACGCCACCCGCGGTTTCCGCACCGTCGCCTTCCGGCTCGACGCCGGAGAGGAGGATGTCGGGCTGCTGCGCACCGTGCCGCGCCTGCCCTTCGTTCCCGCCGCCGCCGAGCGGCTGGAGCAGGATTGCTACGAGGCCTACAACATCCAGGTCGCCGGTCTGGTGCAACGGCTGCGCGCCACCGGAATGGGCACGCTGGTGATCGGGGTGTCGGGCGGGCTCGACAGCACCCATGCCCTGATCGTCGCCGCCCGCGCCATGGACCGGCTCGGCCTGCCGCGCACCGGCATCCGCGCCTACACCATGCCCGGCTTCGGCACCAGCGAGGGAACCAAATCCAACGCCTGGAAACTGATGACGGCGCTGGGGGTGACGGCGCAGGAACTGGACATCCGGCCGGCGGCCAACCAGATGCTGCGCGACATGGACCACCCCTTCGCCCGGGGCGAGGCGATCTATGACGTGACCTTCGAGAATGTGCAGGCCGGCCTGCGCACCGATTACCTGTTCCGGCTCGCCAACCAGCACAACGGCATCGTGCTGGGGACCGGCGACCTGTCGGAACTGGCGCTGGGCTGGTGCACCTATGGCGTCGGCGACCAGATGTCCCATTACAACGTCAACGCCGGCGTGCCGAAGACGCTGATCCAGCACCTGATCCGCTGGGTCGGCCGCACCGGCCAGTTCCAGCGGGAGGTGTCGGAGACGCTCGACGCCATCCTGAAGACGGAAATCTCGCCCGAACTGGTGCCGGCCGGGTCCGACAAGGCGCTGCAAAGCTCCGAATCCGTGGTCGGTCCCTATGATCTTCAGGACTTCACCCTGTTCTATGTTCTGCGCTACGGCTTCCGCCCGTCGAAGATCGCCTTCCTGGCCCGCCATGCCTGGTCGGACGCCACCAAGGGCGACTGGCCGGAGGGCTATCCGCTCGACAAGCGCCGCGCCTACAGCCCGGCCGAGATCCGCGACTGGCTGCGCGTGTTCCTGCGCCGCTTCTTCGGCTTCAGCCAGTTCAAGCGGTCGGCGATGCCGAACGGGCCGAAGGTGACGGCCGGCGGCTCCCTCTCCCCCCGTGGCGACTGGCGGGCGCCCTCCGACGGCAACGCCCGTATCTGGCTGGAGGAGCTGGAACGCGAGGTTCCGGCGGAGTGACGGGAGACAACGAAAAGGGCCGGCGCCCTTCCCAGGCGCCAGCCCTTTTCCATTTCGCTATGCCACTGTTCAGATGGAGATGCGCAGGGATTCGCGGTTGACCGGTGCCGCGTCCGGGGTCGTCATCGGACGCGGCGGCACGGGCGGGCGCATCCCGGCGGGCGGCTGGCCCTGTGCCGGGGCGGCGGCCTGCGGCGTGCCCGGATGCGGCTGGGTCGCCTGCTGGGCGGCGATGAACTCGCCCTGGGCGGTCAGGCCGCTGGCGACGTTGCGGTTGATGTTGACCAGCGTGTCGATCTTGCCGAAATCCAGGTCGACCAGACGGTTGGTCGTCTCGCGATCGACCAGCAACGACAGGGCGGCGATGTTGGTGCGAACCTCCGGCGGATGACCGCAATCCTCTTCGGTGATCGCCGCCTGGAAGATGGTCCACAGGCGCTGATTCAGCTGAAGGGCTTCGCGGAACGCCTTTTCGTCCTTGGCATGGCTGGCGGCGATGATGCGGCGCGCCGCTTCCGCCAGGGCCCAGGCCTCGACGTCACGCGGATTGTCCGAGGTCGGCTTGTTGGCGTAAGTGGGAGTCGGCTTCATTCCAAACCCTCGGGGGAAACCCATCCGGTGGGGCGGACCTGCCCCTTTGCGTAGGTAAGGAAGTGTGGGTTATCCGGCCGGCTTTGTCAACGAAACGGGGGTATTCCCCTAGTCCCGGCAGCCCATCACCGCAAACTGGTCACAAGCCCCCCGCGTTTCGGACAGAAGTGCCGCCGCCACCGCCGCCACCCGGTCCTCGCCGATGCCGTCCATCAGGCCGCGGGCGTTCGGATCGGCGGCGACGCGGGCCAGCAGCTCGGGCTGGGGGACCTCGCTGACCACCACCCGCCCATGCGGCCCCCAGGGACCATAGATCGCGGGATAGCCGGGGCCGAACAGCCCGACCGTCGGCACCCCGGCCGCCGCCGCGATGTGCATCAGCCCGCTGTCGTTGCCGACATAGAGGGCCGCCCGGTCCAGGCAGGCGGCGGCGGCCATCGGATCGGTGCGTCCGGTCAGATCGATGGCCTTGGCTCCCAACGCCTCCAGCACGGGCCGTGCCCGCTCCCGTTCCGGTCCGGCGGCGAGCACCGCCACCGGCCGCCCCTCCAGCGGCCCGCCCCGCCCGGTCAGGCGCAGGGCCAGCCGGGCGAAACGGTCGGCTGGCCATTCCTTGCCCAGCCAGTTGGCGGTCGGTCCGATGGCGAGGAAAGGTCCGGGGCCGGCGGGGATCAGGGCGTCGGCCCGCGCCCGCGCCGCGGCGTCGATCCACAGGCGTGGGGCCGGCGGCGGCGACAGGCCCAGCAGGGCGGCGTTCTCCTCCACCTTGTGCATCGGGTGTGCGGCCTTGGCGTGAAAGACCCGGCGGCGGGCCGGCACCAGCCGTCCGACGGCCGAATTGCGCAGATCGACCACCAGATCCCAACGCGTGCCGACACAGTCCAGCCACAGCCGCAGCCAGTGCCGCGCATAGGAACGCTTGGCCAGTGGAATCACCCGCTCCAGCCCAGGAACCGCGCGGAACAGCGGCGCCGGCAACGGCCCGCAGGCGATGGTCAGCCGCCCACCCGGATAGGCCTCGGTCAGATGGCCGAGCAGCCCGGTCGACAGCACCGCATCGCCCAACCGGTTGGAGGTGATGAAGAGGATGCGGCTCATGACGCCTGCCCGGCGGACGCCCCATTCCCGGATGCGCCCGCGTCGGCTTCCTCCCGCCGGCGTCCGGGCCGCAGGCTCAGCCCCCGCGACATCACCCACAGGGCCGGCAGCAGCGCCACCACCGGCATGGCATACATCAGGGGCACGAAGACGGTCGCCTTGCCGGCCAGGCTGGTCAGCCCCAACGCCCCGGCCTGCAACCCCATCACCAGCAGCACGGCGATGGTGACGCGGGAGGACTGGCCGCGCCGGTTGAACTCGCCCGACAACAGCGCCGACAGCGCCACCAACGCGAAGGTCAGGGCCAGCAGCGGCGAGGAGAAGCGATGGTGCAGTTCGGCGATCAGGCCGCGGCGCATGCGGTCGTCCTGGGCCGGGACATTGCCCGACATCAGGTCCTCCGTCGAGCGTTCGCGGGCGTCGGGCCAGCGATCCGCCGCCTGCGGCGCCACCGCCTTCAGATCGACGGCATAGCGTTCGAAGAACAGCTGCGACAGCCGGTTGGTCTTGCGGTCCAGCTCCTGCCGGTTGCCGTCATAGACGACGAAGCGGGTGCCGTCCGCCCCGGTCTGCATCAGCGCGCGGTCACCCATGATCGTCACCGGCTTGTCCGGCTGGCGGCCGTCATGGATCAGCACCTTGTGCAGGTTGCCGTCGCTGTCGCGGTCGCGCAGGAAGACGCTGAACCGGTCGCCGACCTCGTTGAACACCCCTTCGCGCAGGAACAGCTGCGAATAATCGCTGCGCACGGCGTATTCCATCCGCACCAGCTCGCGGTGGGCGGCCGGGGTGATCCAGACATTCAGCACGAGGACGATGGCCATCACCGCCACCGCCAGCACCAGCGCCGGCGTCGACAGCGAGAAGGGGCCGACGCCCGCCGCGCGCATCACCACCAGTTCGCTGTCGGTCGTCATCTTGTTGTAGGTGAACAGGATGGCTCCCACCAGCGCCAGCGGCAGCACGACGCCGAGGAAGGTCGGCACGGTCAGCAGCAGCAGCCACAGGAACATGCCCATCGGCGCGCCGGCGCTGACCACGATCTCGATCAGGCGCAGCGACTGGCTGAGCCAGATGGTCAGCGTCAGGCCCGCCGTTGAATAGAGCGTGGCGATCAGCAGGTTGCGGAACAGGTACCGTTGCAGTCGGTTCATGGAAATTTGCCGGGGCTGTATATGGCCGGCAAGCTGACCGTCCCGGCCCGCCGGGTCAAGTGTTGAAAAAACGCAGGCGCGGACAGGGGGCCCTCATCATCCCTCCGCCGCCTTCGGGGCGCCGTTCGGGAAAGCGCTGGCGCCCGTCCACGCCAACCGGTATGACGGTCGACATGGCGACGATCCAGGAAGCGATGGCTGCCGCGGTGGCCCACCATCAGGCCGGCCGGCTTGCCGAGGCGGCGGCCCTTTACCATGCCGTGCTGGACGCCCTGCCGGGCCATGCCGACGCCGCCCATCTGCTGGGCGTGGTCCATCTTCAGTCGGGCCAGCCGGACCGCGCGGTAAAGTTGATAAAATCCGCCATTCATCACAACCATAGGGTTGCGGACTATCACGACAATCTCGGCAGCGCCCTGAAGATGCTCGGCCGGCTGGAGGAGGCGGTCAGCGCCCACCGGCAGGCGATCCGCCTGCGGCCGGACTTCGCCCAGGCGCTCTACAATCTGGGAAACGCGCTGGAGGCGTCCGGACGATTGGAGGAGGCGGCGACCGCCTTCCGGCAGGCCGCGGCCCGGCGGCCCGGCTATGCCCGCGCCCGCTTCAACCTCGGCAATGTGCTGGCGGCACTCGGCCGCCGGGCGGAGGCGGACGACGCCTATCGCGCCGCCCTGGCCGACGATCCTGAATTCGTCGAGGTGCATGCCAACCGCGGCTCGCTGCTGCTGACGCTCGATCGGCCACGGGACGCGGCGGCGGCACTTGCCCGCGCGCTGGCGCTGCGCCCCGATCATGCCCCGGCGCTGTCCAACCTCGCCGTGGCCCGGCTGGCGCTGGGCGACCGCGATGGGGCGGAACTTGCGGCCCGCCAAGCGGTCGTCACCCGCCCGGATCTGGCCGATTGCCTGCTGCGCCTGGGGGAAGTGCTCCAGCGCGCCGACCGGCTGGGAGCGGCGGCCGATGCCTACCGCGCGGCGCTGGCCTGGAACCCGGCGCTGGCGGAGGCCCACGCCAACCTCGCCCTGGTCCGCCAGGGCCAGGGGCTGCTCGACGCCGCGGATCAGGGGAACCGTCGGGCACTGGCGCTCGACCCCACACTGGCGGATGTGCGCTCCAACCTCGCCTATCTCCAGCTTTTCCGGCCAGGGGTGACGGCGGCGGCGGCGCTGGAGGCGCACCGCGATTGGGACAGGGTTCATGGCATCCCCCACCGTGGCCGCTGGGTGAAGCCCGGCAAGCCATCGGCCTCCAAGGGCCCGCTGACCGTCGCCATCCTGTCCGGCGATTTCCGCCGCCACCCCGCCGGCCTGTTCGCCATCCGCACGGTGGAGGCGCTGCCCGGCCAGGACATCCGCCTGCTGCTCTATGCCAACCAGAGTGAATCCGATGACGTGACCGAGCGCTTCCGCAAGGCGGCGGCGCGCTGGACACCGGTCGCCGGCCTGTCGGATGCCGATGTCGCCGCGCGGATCCGCCAGGACCGGCCCGACATCCTCATCGATCTCGCCGGGCACAACGCCCATGGCAGGCCCGGCGTGTTCGCGCGCAAGCCGGCGGCGTTGCAGGTGGCGTGGTCGGGCTACATGGCGACCACCGGCCTCGCCGCCATGGATGCGCTGGTCGCCGACCGTCACCATGTTCCGGAAGGGATGGAGCGTTTCTACGCCGAGCGGGTTCTGCGCATGCCCGACGCCTTCATCGCCTACGATCCGCCGGGCGACGGGGACGCCCTGCCGCTGACGCCGCCGCCCAGCCTGTCCGGCAAGCCGGTCACCTTCGGCAGCTTCAACATCCTGACCAAGCTGAACGACGATGTGCTGGCGGCCTGGGCGGCGATCCTCAACCGGATGCCCGACGCGCGCCTGCTGATGAAGACCAAGGCGCTGTCCTGTCCGGTCACAGCCGCCCTGTGGCGATGCCGGCTGACCGCCGCCGGCATCGCGGAGGACCGGGTAACGATGGTCGGGGCGACCAACAGCCTGGACCATATGCGCTGGTGCGCGTCGGTCGATGTGGCGCTCGACCCCTTCCCCTTCTCCGGCAGCACCACGACGCTGGAGACGCTGTGGATGGGAGTTCCGGTCATCACCCTGCCGGGAGAGACCTTCTCCAGCCGCCACTCGCTGGCCTTCCTGACCGTGGCCGGGGTGGCGGACTGCGTCGCCACCGACCCGGCCGATTATGTGGACCGTGCCGTCGCCTGGGCGTCCGAGCCGCAGCGGCTGGCGGATCTGCGCCGCGGCCTGCGAAGCCGCATGGCGAACGGGCCGCTGTGCGACGGCGAAAGGCTGGCCACGGCTCTGGCGGCGGAACTGCGGGCTCTCGCTCCATCCCTCTGATCCCCAGCCCGTGATGACCCGCTGACACCCCCCAGGAAAGCCGGGGGGAACCAACCCGCCGGCACCGCCGTTGACCGTGGGGACTCCTTACCAGGCCCACAGACGCGGGATTTCGGCGCATGCACAGCTCCACACGGCTCGCCCTCATGCTTTCCGCGACGGTCGCCGTCCTGCCGCTCGCCGGCTGCGGCGATCAGGCGACGCTCCCGGTGTCGGCCGGCACCGGCCCCAATCCGACCCTGCCGGAACCGAAATCCTCGCTGATCCCGACAGTCAACATCGCCGACGCCATCGGCTGGCCACAGGGGACGCAGCCGGTCGCCGCCCAGGGGTTGGGCGTCACGCCCTTCGCCACCGGGCTGGACCATCCGCGCTGGCTGCTGGCCCTGCCCAACGGTGATATCCTGGTGGCGGAGACCAACGCCCCGCCCAAGCCGGAGGATGGCAAGGGAATCAGGGGCTGGGTCATGGGGCTGGTGATGGGCAAGGCCGGCGCCAAGACTCCCAGCGCCAACCGCATCACCCTGCTGCGCGACAGCGACGGCGACGGCAGGGCCGATGTGCGCGAGACCGTCCTGGAGGGGCTGAACTCCCCCTTCGGCATGGCCCTGGTCGGCACCGACCTCTACATCGCCAACAGCGACGCGGTGGTCACGGTGCCCTACAAGCCGGGCGACACCCGCATCACCGCCAAGCCGGTGAAGGTCGCCGATCTGCCGGCCGGACCGATCAACCACCATTGGACCAAGAGCATCATCGCCAGCCGGGACGGGACGAAGCTCTACGCCACCGTCGGCTCCAACAGCAATGTCGGCGAGAACGGCATGGAGGCGGAGCAGGGCCGGGCCGCCATCTGGGAGATCGACCTCAAGACCGGCGCGCACCGCGTCTTCGCGTCGGGCCTGCGCAACCCGAACGGCATGGATTGGGAGCCGGTGAGCGGCGCCTTGTGGACCGCGGTCAATGAGAGGGACGAGATCGGCAGCGACCTCGTCCCCGATTACATGACGTCGGTCAGGGATGGCGGCTTCTATGGCTGGCCCTACAGCTATTACGGCCAGCATGTCGACCGGCGGGTCGAGCCGCAACGTCCCGACCTCGTCGCCAGGGCGATCCCGCCCGACTATGCGCTGGGTCCGCACACCGCCTCGCTCGGGCTGGTCTTCTCACGGGCGGGCGCCCTGCCGCCCACCTTGCGGCAGGGCGCCTTCATCGGCCAGCATGGCTCGTGGAACCGGGAGCCGGCCAGCGGCTACAAGGTGATCTTCGTGCCGTTCCGCGATGGCAAGCCGGCGGGCGAACCCGTCGACGTGCTGACCGGCTTCCTCGACAAGGATGGCAAGGCGCGAGGTCGCCCGGTCGGCGTCACTCTGGACGGCAAGGGTGCCCTGCTGGTCGCCGACGATGTCGGCAACGCGGTCTGGCGCGTCAGCGGCGCCAGCCCGCAATCCGCCGCCCAATCCGCCGAGCGCCCGGAACAGAGGCCCGACCCGCCG
This window encodes:
- a CDS encoding NAD(+) synthase, with translation MSFTSIYRHGFARVAACTTRCIPADPAANAAAILEAAHACHDKSVAVALFPELALSGYAIDDLLMQDPLIDAVEQALLDLVQASAGLMPLLLVGAPLLHDGRLYNTAVAIHRGELLGVVPKQHLPNYREFYERRQFASGAGTEGGTIRIGDLTAPFGPDLLFSAEDQPGLVVHAEICEDLWVPAPPSTMAALAGATILANLSASNITIGKADTRRLLAKSQSARCLSAYLYSSAGTGESTTDLAWDGQTSIFEAGEMLAESDRFPDGAQMAVADVDLDLLRQERLRQGTFDDNRRLFGDATRGFRTVAFRLDAGEEDVGLLRTVPRLPFVPAAAERLEQDCYEAYNIQVAGLVQRLRATGMGTLVIGVSGGLDSTHALIVAARAMDRLGLPRTGIRAYTMPGFGTSEGTKSNAWKLMTALGVTAQELDIRPAANQMLRDMDHPFARGEAIYDVTFENVQAGLRTDYLFRLANQHNGIVLGTGDLSELALGWCTYGVGDQMSHYNVNAGVPKTLIQHLIRWVGRTGQFQREVSETLDAILKTEISPELVPAGSDKALQSSESVVGPYDLQDFTLFYVLRYGFRPSKIAFLARHAWSDATKGDWPEGYPLDKRRAYSPAEIRDWLRVFLRRFFGFSQFKRSAMPNGPKVTAGGSLSPRGDWRAPSDGNARIWLEELEREVPAE
- a CDS encoding flagellar biosynthesis regulator FlaF translates to MKPTPTYANKPTSDNPRDVEAWALAEAARRIIAASHAKDEKAFREALQLNQRLWTIFQAAITEEDCGHPPEVRTNIAALSLLVDRETTNRLVDLDFGKIDTLVNINRNVASGLTAQGEFIAAQQATQPHPGTPQAAAPAQGQPPAGMRPPVPPRPMTTPDAAPVNRESLRISI
- a CDS encoding glycosyltransferase family 9 protein — its product is MSRILFITSNRLGDAVLSTGLLGHLTEAYPGGRLTIACGPLPAPLFRAVPGLERVIPLAKRSYARHWLRLWLDCVGTRWDLVVDLRNSAVGRLVPARRRVFHAKAAHPMHKVEENAALLGLSPPPAPRLWIDAAARARADALIPAGPGPFLAIGPTANWLGKEWPADRFARLALRLTGRGGPLEGRPVAVLAAGPERERARPVLEALGAKAIDLTGRTDPMAAAACLDRAALYVGNDSGLMHIAAAAGVPTVGLFGPGYPAIYGPWGPHGRVVVSEVPQPELLARVAADPNARGLMDGIGEDRVAAVAAALLSETRGACDQFAVMGCRD
- the lptF gene encoding LPS export ABC transporter permease LptF; this encodes MNRLQRYLFRNLLIATLYSTAGLTLTIWLSQSLRLIEIVVSAGAPMGMFLWLLLLTVPTFLGVVLPLALVGAILFTYNKMTTDSELVVMRAAGVGPFSLSTPALVLAVAVMAIVLVLNVWITPAAHRELVRMEYAVRSDYSQLFLREGVFNEVGDRFSVFLRDRDSDGNLHKVLIHDGRQPDKPVTIMGDRALMQTGADGTRFVVYDGNRQELDRKTNRLSQLFFERYAVDLKAVAPQAADRWPDARERSTEDLMSGNVPAQDDRMRRGLIAELHHRFSSPLLALTFALVALSALLSGEFNRRGQSSRVTIAVLLVMGLQAGALGLTSLAGKATVFVPLMYAMPVVALLPALWVMSRGLSLRPGRRREEADAGASGNGASAGQAS
- a CDS encoding tetratricopeptide repeat protein, whose translation is MATIQEAMAAAVAHHQAGRLAEAAALYHAVLDALPGHADAAHLLGVVHLQSGQPDRAVKLIKSAIHHNHRVADYHDNLGSALKMLGRLEEAVSAHRQAIRLRPDFAQALYNLGNALEASGRLEEAATAFRQAAARRPGYARARFNLGNVLAALGRRAEADDAYRAALADDPEFVEVHANRGSLLLTLDRPRDAAAALARALALRPDHAPALSNLAVARLALGDRDGAELAARQAVVTRPDLADCLLRLGEVLQRADRLGAAADAYRAALAWNPALAEAHANLALVRQGQGLLDAADQGNRRALALDPTLADVRSNLAYLQLFRPGVTAAAALEAHRDWDRVHGIPHRGRWVKPGKPSASKGPLTVAILSGDFRRHPAGLFAIRTVEALPGQDIRLLLYANQSESDDVTERFRKAAARWTPVAGLSDADVAARIRQDRPDILIDLAGHNAHGRPGVFARKPAALQVAWSGYMATTGLAAMDALVADRHHVPEGMERFYAERVLRMPDAFIAYDPPGDGDALPLTPPPSLSGKPVTFGSFNILTKLNDDVLAAWAAILNRMPDARLLMKTKALSCPVTAALWRCRLTAAGIAEDRVTMVGATNSLDHMRWCASVDVALDPFPFSGSTTTLETLWMGVPVITLPGETFSSRHSLAFLTVAGVADCVATDPADYVDRAVAWASEPQRLADLRRGLRSRMANGPLCDGERLATALAAELRALAPSL
- a CDS encoding PQQ-dependent sugar dehydrogenase, encoding MLSATVAVLPLAGCGDQATLPVSAGTGPNPTLPEPKSSLIPTVNIADAIGWPQGTQPVAAQGLGVTPFATGLDHPRWLLALPNGDILVAETNAPPKPEDGKGIRGWVMGLVMGKAGAKTPSANRITLLRDSDGDGRADVRETVLEGLNSPFGMALVGTDLYIANSDAVVTVPYKPGDTRITAKPVKVADLPAGPINHHWTKSIIASRDGTKLYATVGSNSNVGENGMEAEQGRAAIWEIDLKTGAHRVFASGLRNPNGMDWEPVSGALWTAVNERDEIGSDLVPDYMTSVRDGGFYGWPYSYYGQHVDRRVEPQRPDLVARAIPPDYALGPHTASLGLVFSRAGALPPTLRQGAFIGQHGSWNREPASGYKVIFVPFRDGKPAGEPVDVLTGFLDKDGKARGRPVGVTLDGKGALLVADDVGNAVWRVSGASPQSAAQSAERPEQRPDPPPAGQPAR